A window of the Sphingobium sp. CAP-1 genome harbors these coding sequences:
- a CDS encoding phosphotransferase family protein, translating to MGKARALAGQAGRIGVTRTMKHLAAPPMCAHQRAMDGFLPQDHWTRIGQGASADVWAVDDRQVVKLFRADVNDVPIALEYAAGQWAAAQGIPVARPIGRVILGERSGILFERIDGPDMLSMILKRPFRMWRLIRRLARLQARIHRCPAAEALPRQIDVLRHRVARSLAGEAAIAAAERLLDSAPPGNRLVHGDLHPANLLLAPRGTIIIDWAQAASGVPAADVARTELLLRFGTVGGGQVSALAGAITARWYRHCYVHYSGLDSAALDSWRLPIAVAWHRGQVGQAEARLVKWIARLTARSPRHCAQ from the coding sequence ATGGGCAAAGCTAGAGCGCTCGCCGGGCAGGCGGGGCGGATCGGCGTAACCCGAACGATGAAACATCTTGCTGCCCCGCCGATGTGCGCGCATCAGCGGGCGATGGACGGTTTTTTGCCACAGGATCATTGGACGCGGATCGGCCAGGGCGCCAGCGCGGACGTTTGGGCAGTGGATGACCGGCAAGTGGTCAAATTGTTTCGGGCCGATGTCAACGATGTGCCGATCGCGCTGGAATATGCGGCGGGCCAATGGGCGGCGGCGCAGGGGATTCCCGTCGCGCGTCCGATTGGCCGGGTCATATTGGGCGAGCGGTCGGGCATCTTGTTTGAGCGGATCGACGGGCCTGACATGCTTTCCATGATCCTGAAGCGCCCGTTTCGCATGTGGCGTCTGATCCGGCGTCTGGCGCGGTTGCAGGCGCGTATACACCGTTGTCCGGCCGCAGAGGCGCTGCCGCGACAGATCGACGTGTTGCGCCATCGGGTCGCGCGATCGCTGGCGGGGGAGGCGGCGATCGCGGCGGCTGAGCGCTTGCTGGATTCGGCGCCGCCGGGGAACAGGCTGGTTCATGGCGATCTGCACCCGGCCAATCTGCTGCTGGCGCCGCGCGGCACCATCATCATCGACTGGGCGCAGGCCGCGTCGGGCGTTCCCGCCGCCGATGTCGCCCGCACCGAATTGCTGCTGCGTTTCGGAACGGTGGGGGGCGGGCAAGTGTCGGCCCTGGCTGGAGCGATTACGGCACGTTGGTATCGCCATTGCTATGTCCATTATTCGGGACTGGACTCTGCTGCGTTAGATTCTTGGCGGTTGCCTATCGCCGTCGCCTGGCATCGCGGACAGGTGGGGCAGGCCGAAGCACGCCTTGTCAAATGGATCGCGCGATTGACGGCAAGGTCGCCGCGTCACTGCGCCCAATAA
- a CDS encoding polysaccharide pyruvyl transferase family protein: MNELQQVVDQDGAIPLSWAGATSDMTYLNWGDALSPVMVALMSGLPIRRVPTKSQSVRLGAVGTIGHGFDNGTIFFWGTGSSQWKNPGAPVKDRIPFTFSPGTKVHVAATRGRMSKQLLGGGPNTPYGDPVWLLPRFYRPDVKKTHELGVILHLSELDGRALDAGAAESVIRARIPESLRSSIRIINTLTRIDPEGLQDKTDEILSCKRIVSTSLHGMVVAESYGIPCLYFAPRGTEPGHGFRVEPLGADWLDLRIRDLYTGIGRTRLPLYVQPRDQESDWDDVMKTIDQRWKPVTIDEQALMDAFPVKGELVVAEPGKTIWQHPAITGIQFQHDVAALRHDDQERNKAKAA, encoded by the coding sequence TTGAACGAGCTGCAGCAGGTCGTCGATCAGGACGGCGCGATCCCTCTGTCCTGGGCGGGCGCGACGAGCGACATGACCTATCTTAACTGGGGTGACGCCTTGAGCCCGGTCATGGTTGCGCTGATGTCCGGCCTGCCCATCCGCCGCGTACCCACCAAGTCGCAGTCGGTTCGACTGGGTGCGGTCGGCACCATCGGTCATGGTTTCGACAATGGCACTATCTTCTTCTGGGGAACTGGCAGCTCGCAGTGGAAGAATCCGGGCGCCCCGGTCAAGGACCGCATTCCCTTCACCTTTTCGCCCGGTACCAAGGTACATGTCGCCGCGACCCGTGGCCGCATGTCGAAGCAATTGCTGGGCGGCGGCCCCAACACGCCCTATGGCGATCCGGTCTGGCTGCTCCCGCGCTTCTACCGGCCCGATGTGAAGAAAACGCATGAACTGGGCGTCATCCTGCATCTGTCCGAACTGGATGGCCGCGCACTCGACGCCGGCGCCGCCGAAAGCGTGATCCGCGCCCGTATCCCGGAATCGTTGCGCTCGTCGATCCGGATCATCAACACGCTGACGCGCATCGATCCCGAAGGTCTCCAGGACAAAACCGACGAAATCCTGTCATGCAAGCGGATCGTGTCGACCAGCCTGCACGGCATGGTCGTCGCTGAAAGCTATGGCATTCCCTGCCTCTATTTCGCGCCGCGCGGCACCGAACCGGGCCACGGATTCCGGGTGGAGCCGCTGGGCGCCGATTGGCTCGACCTGCGCATCCGTGATCTCTACACCGGCATCGGCCGCACGCGCCTGCCGCTCTATGTCCAGCCCCGCGACCAGGAGAGCGACTGGGACGACGTGATGAAAACGATCGACCAACGCTGGAAGCCCGTCACCATCGACGAACAGGCGCTGATGGACGCTTTTCCGGTCAAGGGCGAACTGGTCGTCGCCGAACCGGGCAAGACGATCTGGCAGCATCCGGCCATCACCGGCATCCAGTTCCAGCACGATGTCGCGGCGCTGCGCCATGACGATCAGGAACGGAACAAGGCGAAGGCAGCCTGA
- a CDS encoding methyltransferase domain-containing protein — translation MNVTAAKSVEHGVETQHEDVVRAFLSYLGRAPENDEVINFHIRHFPTVAALSDALLRSAEHRTRQDLARNPGKDVFTVDQIEDVRRAFLSGKKEEFQGKVLQLPDWYDLTLDPDGPAYREQILKFWSVITNRQDYNPAQNEDTPEVAQQDFLYRPAFYASGNAQSAGAHLLAIGHVLMRSNLPKGGRVLEYGAGFGQTSLTFARTGAKVDVVDINRAFVRGVNKASRFFKTDLKSHVGTFGINPSGEPHAYDVILFYESFHHCLDAAALVTTMKTLLKPGGCVLMAGEPICRSPIPEIPYSWGIRLDFENIAIMRDRGWMELGYQEPYLFHLFRRAGFKAEFFADANSHWAQVYRFTSLG, via the coding sequence ATGAACGTGACTGCTGCTAAATCCGTCGAACATGGTGTCGAGACGCAGCATGAGGATGTGGTTCGCGCCTTTCTGTCCTATCTGGGACGCGCGCCGGAGAATGATGAGGTCATTAATTTCCACATCCGGCATTTTCCGACTGTTGCGGCCTTGTCCGACGCGCTGCTAAGGTCTGCGGAACATCGTACGCGACAGGATCTGGCCCGCAATCCCGGCAAGGATGTATTCACCGTCGATCAGATCGAGGATGTGCGTCGCGCGTTCCTTTCGGGCAAGAAGGAAGAGTTTCAGGGCAAGGTGCTTCAACTGCCTGACTGGTATGATCTGACGCTCGATCCCGATGGCCCCGCCTATCGCGAACAGATTCTGAAATTCTGGTCGGTCATCACCAACCGGCAGGATTATAATCCGGCGCAGAACGAGGATACGCCGGAGGTAGCGCAGCAGGATTTCCTGTATCGGCCCGCCTTCTACGCATCCGGCAATGCACAGTCTGCCGGCGCACATCTGCTGGCTATCGGCCATGTCCTGATGCGCAGCAACTTGCCCAAGGGCGGCCGCGTGCTGGAATATGGCGCCGGTTTTGGTCAGACCTCGCTCACTTTCGCGCGTACGGGCGCCAAGGTCGATGTGGTCGACATCAATCGCGCTTTCGTGCGGGGGGTCAACAAGGCATCGCGCTTCTTCAAGACGGATCTCAAATCGCATGTCGGTACGTTCGGTATCAATCCGTCGGGCGAACCGCACGCCTATGACGTGATCCTTTTCTATGAAAGCTTTCATCATTGCCTCGACGCGGCGGCTCTGGTGACGACAATGAAAACGCTGTTGAAACCGGGCGGCTGCGTATTGATGGCCGGTGAACCGATATGCCGGTCACCGATCCCGGAGATACCCTATAGCTGGGGTATCCGGCTTGATTTCGAGAATATTGCCATCATGCGTGATCGGGGGTGGATGGAACTGGGTTATCAGGAGCCCTATCTGTTCCACCTTTTCCGCCGTGCGGGTTTTAAGGCGGAATTTTTCGCTGACGCCAACTCGCATTGGGCACAGGTGTACCGCTTCACGTCGCTGGGATGA